In Callospermophilus lateralis isolate mCalLat2 chromosome 19, mCalLat2.hap1, whole genome shotgun sequence, the following are encoded in one genomic region:
- the LOC143384965 gene encoding sulfotransferase 1A1-like isoform X1, with product MELVQDSCRRPLVNVKGVPLIKYFAEMVGPIQSFQAWPDDVLISTYPKSGTTWLSEILEMIYQDGDLGKCHRAPIYMRVPFLEFKVPGVPSGLETLKDTPAPRLIKTHLPLGLIPQSLLDQKVKVIYVARNAKDVAVSYYNFYKMAKVHPDPGTWDSFLEKFMDGQVSYGSWYQHVQEWWELSRTHPVLYLFYEDLKENPKSEIRKILEFLGHSVSEETVDHIIQHTSFKEMKKNPMANYSTLPTELMDHNISPFMRKGIVGDWKSAFTVAQNERFDAHYAKKMAGCKVNFRWQL from the exons ATGGAACTTGTCCAGGACTCCTGCCGCCGTCCACTGGTCAATGTGAAGGGGGTCCCGCTCATCAAGTACTTTGCAGAGATGGTGGGGCCGATTCAGAGCTTCCAGGCTTGGCCCGATGATGTGCTCATCAGCACCTACCCCAAGTCTG GCACCACTTGGTTGAGCGAGATACTGGAAATGATCTATCAGGATGGTGACCTAGGAAAGTGTCACCGGGCACCCATTTACATGCGTGTACCCTTCCTTGAGTTCAAAGTTCCCGGGGTCCCATCAG gtctggaaactttgaaagatacacCTGCCCCACGGCTCATTAAGACACACTTGCCCCTGGGCCTGATTCCCCAGAGTCTGCTGGATCAGAAGGTCAAG GTGATCTATGTTGCCCGCAATGCAAAGGACGTGGCTGTCTCCTATTACAACTTCTACAAAATGGCCAAGGTGCACCCTGACCCTGGCACCTGGGACAGCTTCCTGGAGAAGTTCATGGATGGACAAG TGTCCTATGGGTCATGGTACCAGCACGTGCAGGAGTGGTGGGAGCTAAGCCGCACCCACCCTGTGCTCTACCTCTTCTATGAAGACCTGAAGGAG AACCCCAAAAGTGAGATTAGAAAGATCCTGGAGTTTCTGGGGCATTCCGTGTCAGAGGAGACCGTGGATCACATCATCCAGCACACATCCTTCAAGGAGATGAAGAAGAATCCCATGGCCAACTATAGCACCCTTCCGACTGAGCTCATGGACCACAACATTTCTCCCTTCATGAGGAAAG GCATCGTGGGGGACTGGAAATCTGCCTTCACCGTGGCCCAGAATGAGCGCTTTGATGCCCACTATGCTAAGAAGATGGCAGGCTGCAAGGTCAACTTCCGCTGGCAGCTCTGA
- the LOC143384965 gene encoding sulfotransferase 1A1-like isoform X2 produces the protein MMCSSAPTPSLVSEEWAPSHQSAACTLGLETLKDTPAPRLIKTHLPLGLIPQSLLDQKVKVIYVARNAKDVAVSYYNFYKMAKVHPDPGTWDSFLEKFMDGQVSYGSWYQHVQEWWELSRTHPVLYLFYEDLKENPKSEIRKILEFLGHSVSEETVDHIIQHTSFKEMKKNPMANYSTLPTELMDHNISPFMRKGIVGDWKSAFTVAQNERFDAHYAKKMAGCKVNFRWQL, from the exons ATGATGTGCTCATCAGCACCTACCCCAAGTCTGGTAAGTGAGGAG TGGGCTCCATCTCAccaatctgctgcctgcaccttaggtctggaaactttgaaagatacacCTGCCCCACGGCTCATTAAGACACACTTGCCCCTGGGCCTGATTCCCCAGAGTCTGCTGGATCAGAAGGTCAAG GTGATCTATGTTGCCCGCAATGCAAAGGACGTGGCTGTCTCCTATTACAACTTCTACAAAATGGCCAAGGTGCACCCTGACCCTGGCACCTGGGACAGCTTCCTGGAGAAGTTCATGGATGGACAAG TGTCCTATGGGTCATGGTACCAGCACGTGCAGGAGTGGTGGGAGCTAAGCCGCACCCACCCTGTGCTCTACCTCTTCTATGAAGACCTGAAGGAG AACCCCAAAAGTGAGATTAGAAAGATCCTGGAGTTTCTGGGGCATTCCGTGTCAGAGGAGACCGTGGATCACATCATCCAGCACACATCCTTCAAGGAGATGAAGAAGAATCCCATGGCCAACTATAGCACCCTTCCGACTGAGCTCATGGACCACAACATTTCTCCCTTCATGAGGAAAG GCATCGTGGGGGACTGGAAATCTGCCTTCACCGTGGCCCAGAATGAGCGCTTTGATGCCCACTATGCTAAGAAGATGGCAGGCTGCAAGGTCAACTTCCGCTGGCAGCTCTGA
- the LOC143384965 gene encoding sulfotransferase 1A1-like isoform X3, producing the protein MELVQDSCRRPLVNVKGVPLIKYFAEMVGPIQSFQAWPDDVLISTYPKSGTTWLSEILEMIYQDGDLGKCHRAPIYMRVPFLEFKVPGVPSGLETLKDTPAPRLIKTHLPLGLIPQSLLDQKVKNPKSEIRKILEFLGHSVSEETVDHIIQHTSFKEMKKNPMANYSTLPTELMDHNISPFMRKGIVGDWKSAFTVAQNERFDAHYAKKMAGCKVNFRWQL; encoded by the exons ATGGAACTTGTCCAGGACTCCTGCCGCCGTCCACTGGTCAATGTGAAGGGGGTCCCGCTCATCAAGTACTTTGCAGAGATGGTGGGGCCGATTCAGAGCTTCCAGGCTTGGCCCGATGATGTGCTCATCAGCACCTACCCCAAGTCTG GCACCACTTGGTTGAGCGAGATACTGGAAATGATCTATCAGGATGGTGACCTAGGAAAGTGTCACCGGGCACCCATTTACATGCGTGTACCCTTCCTTGAGTTCAAAGTTCCCGGGGTCCCATCAG gtctggaaactttgaaagatacacCTGCCCCACGGCTCATTAAGACACACTTGCCCCTGGGCCTGATTCCCCAGAGTCTGCTGGATCAGAAGGTCAAG AACCCCAAAAGTGAGATTAGAAAGATCCTGGAGTTTCTGGGGCATTCCGTGTCAGAGGAGACCGTGGATCACATCATCCAGCACACATCCTTCAAGGAGATGAAGAAGAATCCCATGGCCAACTATAGCACCCTTCCGACTGAGCTCATGGACCACAACATTTCTCCCTTCATGAGGAAAG GCATCGTGGGGGACTGGAAATCTGCCTTCACCGTGGCCCAGAATGAGCGCTTTGATGCCCACTATGCTAAGAAGATGGCAGGCTGCAAGGTCAACTTCCGCTGGCAGCTCTGA